In Methanobacteriales archaeon HGW-Methanobacteriales-1, the following are encoded in one genomic region:
- a CDS encoding class II aldolase family protein, whose amino-acid sequence MSGKNLVESVIDASNYIFNRKLVSGKAGNVSARFKDHEMDIVAITPTGISLADVNQETVVLVDLNGNCLSRGHPSSELFLHLEIYKNRSDVMGIVHTHSPYATGFSFSDEKIRRLEGFGKIKKPYLEELEYKKPGSIELAQETAAKMIDEDVIILKNHGVVASGINVKEAASLAEFVEEIAKTQFVSHILNINK is encoded by the coding sequence ATGAGTGGAAAAAATCTGGTAGAATCTGTAATAGACGCTTCAAATTATATTTTTAACAGAAAACTTGTCTCGGGTAAGGCAGGAAATGTTAGTGCTAGATTTAAAGACCATGAAATGGATATTGTAGCTATAACACCCACGGGTATTTCTTTAGCAGATGTTAATCAAGAAACTGTGGTTTTAGTGGATTTAAATGGTAATTGTCTTTCTAGAGGACATCCTTCTTCTGAACTTTTCTTACATTTAGAAATTTATAAAAATAGGTCAGATGTTATGGGAATTGTACATACACATTCTCCTTATGCAACCGGTTTTTCATTTTCCGATGAGAAAATAAGAAGATTAGAAGGTTTTGGTAAAATTAAAAAGCCATATTTAGAAGAATTGGAATATAAAAAACCAGGTAGTATAGAACTTGCCCAGGAAACCGCTGCAAAAATGATTGATGAAGATGTTATTATATTAAAAAATCACGGCGTAGTAGCTAGTGGGATTAATGTAAAAGAAGCAGCTTCACTGGCAGAATTTGTAGAAGAAATAGCTAAAACCCAATTTGTATCCCACATTCTAAATATAAATAAATAA
- a CDS encoding DNA polymerase II: MSQNILLKFADAGILVNESAYDKINLLEDPVHVSSSLITDLVGKGIKKRDLVILTGDILDRFLEKEGIISQTKVSSSEPNSINFDSNLKSESSINPLEIQEIDTESSSLGNYSPEIDLVTESVSEADIKSLNIPSNVEFNFEIIQDTSKKSYTSGDIKDMISYFNSRYEKIKGILSKRRELKGSLSITDIFQTKDEVKIIGMVKDFRTTKNGHKILEIEDETGEISVLVHNDNHKLFEKSETIVRDEVIGIIGIRKGNLFISSEIIHPGVPRIEEKPMNFSAVFISDVHIGSLNFLEDVFEKFIKWINCEFGSPEQIEIAKDVKYLLVAGDIVDGIGVYPNQDDDLNIKDITRQYEEAARLFGQIRPDIKIIFAPGNHDASRLAEPQPAVPEEYAKALYNLKNAEFVSSPAIVSLDGIKTLIYHGNSFLDITMSIKGLSQERSDIIMKELLEKRHLAPIYGERTPLASEIEDYLVMEDIPHIFHTGHVHINSYKNYKGVHMINSGTFQSQTDFMKRLNIVPTCGEVPVIHRGEFKLLKFSE; encoded by the coding sequence ATGAGTCAAAATATTCTACTTAAGTTTGCTGATGCCGGAATTTTAGTTAATGAATCTGCTTACGATAAAATTAACTTATTAGAAGACCCGGTTCACGTTTCTTCTTCATTAATTACAGATCTAGTTGGAAAAGGAATAAAAAAAAGGGATCTTGTAATTTTAACTGGAGACATATTAGATCGTTTTTTAGAAAAAGAAGGTATAATAAGCCAAACCAAAGTTTCAAGTTCTGAACCTAACTCCATTAACTTTGATTCTAATTTAAAATCTGAATCAAGCATAAACCCCCTGGAAATTCAAGAAATTGACACAGAATCTTCTTCACTAGGTAATTATTCACCAGAAATTGATTTAGTTACTGAATCTGTTTCTGAAGCAGATATCAAGTCATTAAATATTCCGAGTAATGTGGAATTTAATTTCGAGATTATTCAAGATACTAGTAAGAAATCTTACACCAGTGGAGATATTAAGGATATGATTTCTTATTTTAATAGTAGATATGAGAAAATTAAAGGCATATTATCAAAAAGAAGGGAATTAAAAGGTTCTCTCTCAATTACAGACATTTTTCAAACAAAAGATGAAGTTAAAATTATTGGAATGGTAAAAGATTTCCGAACTACTAAAAATGGGCATAAAATACTGGAAATAGAAGATGAAACGGGCGAAATCAGTGTTTTAGTACATAATGATAATCACAAACTATTTGAAAAGTCGGAAACCATTGTTAGGGATGAAGTTATTGGCATTATAGGAATTAGAAAAGGGAATTTATTTATTTCTTCAGAAATTATTCATCCGGGAGTTCCAAGAATTGAAGAAAAACCCATGAATTTTTCTGCTGTTTTTATATCTGATGTTCATATAGGCAGCCTCAACTTTCTGGAAGATGTATTTGAAAAATTTATAAAATGGATTAATTGTGAATTTGGAAGTCCTGAGCAAATTGAAATAGCTAAAGATGTTAAATATCTCTTGGTTGCAGGAGACATAGTAGATGGAATTGGTGTTTATCCAAATCAAGATGATGATCTTAATATAAAAGACATAACTCGACAATATGAAGAAGCAGCCCGCTTATTTGGTCAAATAAGGCCAGATATAAAAATAATTTTTGCACCAGGAAACCACGACGCATCAAGATTAGCTGAACCCCAGCCAGCAGTTCCAGAAGAATATGCTAAGGCTCTTTACAATCTTAAAAATGCTGAATTTGTAAGTAGCCCAGCCATTGTAAGTCTTGATGGTATAAAAACTCTTATTTATCACGGCAACAGTTTTCTTGATATTACCATGAGTATTAAAGGATTAAGTCAAGAGAGATCTGACATTATTATGAAAGAACTTCTTGAAAAAAGACATTTAGCGCCAATATATGGTGAAAGAACTCCGTTAGCTTCTGAAATAGAAGATTATTTAGTAATGGAAGATATCCCACATATATTCCATACGGGCCATGTCCATATTAACTCCTACAAAAACTACAAAGGAGTTCATATGATAAACTCCGGAACATTCCAGTCCCAAACCGATTTCATGAAACGGCTTAATATAGTTCCTACATGTGGAGAAGTTCCAGTGATTCATAGGGGCGAATTCAAGCTTTTAAAATTTAGTGAATGA